A stretch of Larus michahellis chromosome Z, bLarMic1.1, whole genome shotgun sequence DNA encodes these proteins:
- the ZCCHC9 gene encoding zinc finger CCHC domain-containing protein 9, giving the protein MTRWARRNGPPGEKALEATPWEEMANGPEGRGGRAGPLSLKKEQEKRKKKNKKKKEYLNEDVNGFAAYLEESSRGGKVAEADSAELEKDVAIALKKDKRREDRRLKRQEMKKNAMVCFHCREPGHGVADCPAVLESQDMGTGICYRCGSTEHDISKCKAKVDPAVGAFPYAKCFICGEMGHLSRSCPDNPKGLYAEGGCCKLCGSVEHFRKDCPEKQNADQVTVGRWASGMSADYEEITETPKLQKPKVKVPKVVTF; this is encoded by the exons aTGACCCGGTGGGCTCGGCGAAATGGCCCTCCCGGAGAGAAGGCGCTGGAGGCCACCCCGTGGGAGGAGATGGCGAACGGCCccgaggggcgggggggccgggccggacCGCTCTCCCTGAAGAAGGAgcaagagaagaggaagaagaagaacaagaagaagaaggagTACCTGAACGAAGACGTTAACGGGTTCGCGGCCTACCTGGAAGAAAGCTCCCGGGGTGGAAAGGTGGCCGAGGCAGACAGTGCTGAGTTGGAGAAGGACGTAGCAATAGCCTTGAAGAAGGACAAGCGGCGGGAGGATAGGAGGCTGAAGAggcaagaaatgaagaaaaatgccatG gtatGTTTCCACTGTAGAGAACCTGGCCATGGTGTTGCTGATTGTCCTGCAGTACTTGAAAGTCAAGATATGGGTACAGGAATCTGTTACCGCTGTGGATCCACAGAACATGACATcagcaaatgcaaagcaaaagtaGATCCAGCTGTTG GGGCATTTCCATATGCAAAATGTTTCATCTGTGGTGAGATGGGGCATCTGTCAAGGTCATGTCCAGATAATCCCAAAGGATTGTATGCCGAAG GTGGCTGCTGCAAACTTTGTGGCTCTGTGGAGCATTTCAGAAAAGACTGTCCGGAAAAACAGAACGCAG ATCAGGTTACGGTTGGGCGATGGGCCAGTGGAATGAGCGCAGATTATGAAGAAATTACGGAAACACCAAAGCTGCAAAAACCAAAAGTGAAAGTACCCAAAGTCGTTACTTTTTGA
- the CKMT2 gene encoding creatine kinase S-type, mitochondrial: MAGTFCRLLAGRATTALFAAAGTGVLTTGYLLNQQNVKAAVQEKRKLFPPSADYPDLRKHNNCMAECLTPGIYSRLRDKMTPNGYTLDQCIQTGVDNPGHPFIKTVGMVAGDEESYEVFAEIFDPVIKARHNGYDPRTMKHHTDLDASKITHGQFDERYVLSSRVRTGRSIRGLSLPPACTRAERREVENVVVTALAGLKGDLSGKYYSLTNMSERDQQQLIDDHFLFDKPVSPLLTCAGMARDWPDARGIWHNNDKTFLIWINEEDHTRVISMEKGGNMKRVFERFCRGLKEVERLIKERGWEFMWNERLGYVLTCPSNLGTGLRAGVHVKLPRLSKDPRFPKILENLRLQKRGTGGVDTAAVADVYDISNLDRMGRSEVELVQIVIDGVNYLVDCEKKLERGQDIKVPPPLPQFGRK; this comes from the exons ATGGCTGGCACCTTCTGCCGTCTCCTGGCTGGCCGTGCAACCACTGCACTCTTTGCAGCCGCAGGCACAGGGGTGCTGACCACCGGGTACCTCCTCAACCAGCAAAATGTGAAGGCTGCTGTTCAGGAAAAGCGTAAGCTCTTCCCTCCAAG CGCCGACTATCCTGATCTCCGCAAACATAACAACTGCATGGCTGAGTGCCTCACACCAGGCATTTACTCTAGGCTAAGGGACAAGATGACTCCCAACGGCTACACCCTGGACCAGTGCATCCAAACCGGGGTTGACAATCCCGGCCATCCTTTCATTAAAACTGTGGGCATGGTCGCAGGTGATGAGGAATCCTACGAG GTGTTTGCTGAGATTTTTGACCCTGTCATTAAAGCGAGACATAATGGCTATGATCCACGGACAATGAAGCACCACACTGACCTGGATGCATCCAAG ATCACCCATGGTCAATTTGACGAGCGCTATGTCCTCTCGTCACGGGTGCGGACTGGCCGCAGCATCCGTGGCCTCAGCCTTCCTCCCGCCTGCACCAGGGCAGAGCGGAGGGAGGTGGAGAACGTCGTGGTCACCGCGCTCGCTGGGCTGAAAGGAGACCTCTCTGGAAAGTACTACAGCTTGACCAATATGTCCGAGAGGGATCAGCAGCAGCTTATCGAT GATCATTTTCTCTTTGATAAGCCAGTGTCCCCTTTGCTAACATGTGCTGGGATGGCACGTGACTGGCCAGACGCCAGAGGAATCTG GCATAACAATGACAAAACATTTCTCATCTGGATTAATGAAGAAGACCATACCAGGGTGATCTCCATGGAGAAGGGTGGAAACATGAAACGGGTGTTTGAAAGATTTTGCCGTGGTTTGAAAGAG gTGGAAAGATTAATTAAAGAACGGGGCTGGGAGTTCATGTGGAACGAGCGACTTGGATATGTGCTGACCTGTCCTTCCAATCTGGGAACTGGTTTACGCGCTGGAGTCCATGTTAAGCTGCCCAGACTTAGCAAG GATCCCAGGTTCCCAAAAATCCTGGAGAACCTGCGTCTGCAAAAGCGTGGCACTGGTGGAGTGGACACGGCAGCTGTAGCAGATGTGTACGATATCTCCAACCTAGACCGCATGGGTCGCTCAGAG GTGGAGCTAGTCCAGATTGTCATTGATGGTGTCAATTATCTAGTTGACTGCGAGAAGAAACTGGAAAGAGGTCAAGACATCAAAGTGCCACCACCCTTGCCTCAGTTTGGCAGGAAGTGA